One region of bacterium genomic DNA includes:
- a CDS encoding helix-turn-helix transcriptional regulator, with translation METRDVSRDENEKQEPIDTLTPYLAQYSLGEKIRRLRLRKSMGLVELGRHTGLSAAMLSKLENNHVVPTLQTLSRIALVFSVGLDHFFSDPEKHKSIAITRAAERMDLDEKLDTKDILYTFQCLDYPATERKSSSYLATVKIHDPDEVAQHTHEGHEFIYVLSGTLGLKVEDEEVTLDKDDTAYFNSRLPHGYRSIGQGECKAIVVTIP, from the coding sequence ATGGAAACAAGAGATGTTTCCCGCGACGAAAACGAAAAGCAAGAGCCGATTGATACGCTCACCCCGTACCTCGCTCAGTACTCGCTTGGTGAAAAGATTCGCCGACTTAGGCTTAGGAAAAGCATGGGTTTAGTTGAACTTGGGAGGCATACCGGACTCTCTGCAGCTATGCTCTCAAAACTCGAAAACAACCATGTCGTTCCGACCCTGCAGACACTTTCCCGAATTGCGCTCGTCTTCTCTGTCGGACTTGATCATTTCTTCTCTGATCCGGAAAAGCACAAATCTATCGCTATCACCCGGGCTGCGGAGCGAATGGATCTTGATGAAAAGCTCGACACGAAGGACATCCTGTATACCTTTCAATGTCTTGACTATCCTGCTACGGAACGAAAATCGAGTTCATATCTTGCGACAGTTAAGATCCACGATCCCGATGAAGTTGCCCAGCACACGCACGAAGGACATGAATTCATCTATGTTCTATCTGGAACGCTCGGATTGAAAGTTGAAGATGAGGAAGTGACTCTTGATAAAGACGATACTGCCTACTTCAATTCCCGGCTTCCGCACGGCTATCGCAGTATCGGGCAAGGGGAATGCAAGGCCATTGTCGTTACGATTCCGTGA
- a CDS encoding DUF438 domain-containing protein → MAASPISRLTPGTLVGDLIESFPFLVEELGHFNPHYRALQDPQMRQMMAKVATLEMAAMRGGVTVDAMMQFIAGAVQRHTGRTLIVDSTLGQTVSPERLEAFRKIMAKLHAGGSLEEAQRDFANLVRLSLPGEIAEMEQHLIREGFSVNDIKKMCDVHLQVVNPSLQKVDIAVPSGHPVHTFVSENRLLELTVSHLRAILAATNNAPSPTSHPEAWRELTTYLDKLGEIDKHYLRKEHQLFSYLERYGFTGPSTVMWATHDDIRALLKAVREACAKHDADFVAANILPLLGAVSSMIQKEESILLPTAMKLLSEEDWIAIKKSEHEIGYMQAFIPGTEWKHSHVGSSQSESLPDGRLQMNVGELTLEQVNLILTNLPVELSYVDENDTVRYYSNQPHKIFARTPDAIGRKVQNCHPPKSVHLVNQILTEFRRGTRDVAEFWIPFGEMFVHIRYFAIRDKDGTYRGSLEVVQDVAKIKTLEGQRRLLEEETTS, encoded by the coding sequence ATGGCAGCATCCCCAATCTCGCGTCTGACTCCGGGTACTCTTGTCGGTGACCTCATCGAGAGCTTCCCGTTTCTCGTTGAAGAACTTGGTCACTTCAATCCGCATTACCGTGCACTTCAGGATCCTCAAATGCGTCAGATGATGGCCAAAGTAGCGACCCTTGAAATGGCCGCTATGCGCGGCGGCGTCACCGTTGATGCAATGATGCAGTTCATCGCCGGCGCGGTGCAGCGACACACCGGTCGCACTCTTATCGTTGACAGTACACTGGGACAAACAGTCAGCCCGGAACGGCTTGAGGCTTTCCGTAAAATCATGGCAAAGCTTCACGCGGGCGGATCACTCGAAGAAGCTCAGCGCGACTTCGCCAACCTTGTTCGTCTGTCGCTGCCCGGCGAAATTGCCGAGATGGAGCAGCATTTAATCCGTGAAGGGTTCTCTGTCAATGACATCAAGAAAATGTGCGACGTGCACCTGCAGGTGGTCAATCCGTCGTTGCAGAAAGTGGATATTGCGGTTCCCTCCGGCCATCCGGTGCATACGTTTGTCTCTGAGAATCGTCTGCTTGAGTTAACCGTCTCGCACCTGCGCGCAATTCTCGCCGCGACAAACAACGCACCCTCGCCGACATCGCATCCCGAAGCATGGCGTGAACTCACGACCTATCTCGACAAGCTTGGCGAAATTGATAAACACTATCTGCGCAAAGAGCATCAGCTTTTCAGCTATCTCGAGCGCTATGGCTTCACCGGTCCGTCCACCGTAATGTGGGCGACCCATGACGATATTCGTGCTCTCTTGAAAGCCGTCCGCGAAGCATGCGCGAAGCACGACGCCGATTTTGTCGCCGCCAACATACTGCCCCTGCTCGGAGCCGTATCCAGCATGATTCAAAAGGAGGAGAGCATCTTGCTCCCGACTGCGATGAAGTTGCTGAGCGAAGAGGATTGGATCGCCATTAAGAAGAGCGAGCACGAAATCGGTTACATGCAGGCCTTTATTCCGGGAACAGAGTGGAAACATTCGCATGTCGGTTCAAGTCAATCCGAATCATTGCCAGACGGTCGGTTGCAAATGAACGTAGGCGAGTTGACACTCGAGCAAGTCAATCTCATTCTGACTAACCTTCCGGTCGAGCTCTCCTATGTAGACGAGAACGATACCGTGCGCTACTACTCCAATCAGCCGCACAAAATCTTCGCGCGCACGCCCGATGCGATTGGCCGAAAAGTTCAGAACTGTCATCCGCCAAAAAGCGTGCATCTCGTCAATCAAATTCTCACCGAGTTTCGCCGCGGTACACGCGACGTTGCGGAATTCTGGATTCCCTTCGGAGAGATGTTCGTGCACATCCGCTACTTCGCCATTCGCGATAAGGATGGTACGTATCGCGGCTCCTTGGAAGTTGTTCAAGACGTAGCCAAAATCAAAACACTCGAAGGTCAACGCCGTCTTCTGGAAGAAGAAACCACATCGTAA